GGGGGCTTTATGTTGGGCTGAGGGGAACGTTTAGGCTTGGGTTGAATAGCACGGGTACGAGAAGCCCGATAACTTCCATTGCCATTGGCTAAACTATTCCCATGGCCATTACCATTGGCTAAATCGTTTTTATTCCCGTTGTTATAGTCATTGCCATTGGTTAAACCATAGCCATTCCCGTTGTTATAGTCATTGCCATTGGTTAAACTATAGCCATTGTTATCGGCTAAATCGTTTTTATTCCCGTTGTTATAGTCATTGCCATTGACTAAACCATAGTCATTCCTGCTGTTATAGCCATTGTTGTTGCCATGTTGCCGATACCATTCTTTAGTCCAGGCACTTGCATCAAAATTACTCTGATACTTGGCTTCTTTGACAAGATAAGCAATACCACTTCTGTTCTCTTTGAGACTGTTCCAAGTAGATTGACAGTTTTTGGCGTTATACTGATCCGGACTTCCTTGACTCCATCGGTCAAAGTGTTCAAAGTCAAGGCCGGCGGATTTCATGGCCGTTCCTAGTTTGACCCAATCTTCTCGACTGCAACAAGGATCTACTAAATTGTTCTCAACGATGTATAGGGCTTGATCGTAGTCAAGTTCGGTGTTGGTTTGTTCGTAGTCAGCTGTGAGTTCAAAAGTTTTCATGATGGTATCATTGAGGTGGTTATGTTTTGAGTTACGCACTCAACGTCTGAAACCTGGATTGCGCCCTAAACAAAGCGATCTCGCTCCGCGAGTGCGGCAGCACCG
This portion of the Crocosphaera sp. UHCC 0190 genome encodes:
- a CDS encoding PriCT-2 domain-containing protein, whose product is MKTFELTADYEQTNTELDYDQALYIVENNLVDPCCSREDWVKLGTAMKSAGLDFEHFDRWSQGSPDQYNAKNCQSTWNSLKENRSGIAYLVKEAKYQSNFDASAWTKEWYRQHGNNNGYNSRNDYGLVNGNDYNNGNKNDLADNNGYSLTNGNDYNNGNGYGLTNGNDYNNGNKNDLANGNGHGNSLANGNGSYRASRTRAIQPKPKRSPQPNIKPPIRLENPITLANPIQVTEPVKITRSYGYDLEYKYWYSDNQLVKRVEYYNNEGKRITPKGKKKDKAVMPYVVIDGQEKIGKGDPASQVGQHRLWPAYRLTEAIASKSKYIFTVEGE